The Vibrio splendidus genome has a window encoding:
- a CDS encoding putative quinol monooxygenase, which yields MSKVILQGHILVPDNDLEAVTQALVVHKELTLEEPGCIVFRVSQSTLQPNRFEVYEEFTSREAFEAHQQRVKTSEWGEISKNVTRHYQVTDVPTS from the coding sequence ATGAGTAAAGTAATTCTGCAAGGGCATATTCTCGTGCCAGACAACGACCTAGAAGCCGTGACACAAGCCTTGGTTGTGCACAAAGAACTGACACTGGAAGAACCTGGTTGTATCGTGTTTCGAGTCAGTCAGAGCACGCTGCAACCTAATCGCTTTGAAGTGTATGAAGAATTCACTAGCCGAGAAGCATTCGAAGCGCACCAACAGCGAGTAAAAACGTCTGAATGGGGTGAAATCTCCAAGAACGTGACTCGTCATTATCAAGTCACCGATGTTCCGACATCATAA
- a CDS encoding ABC transporter ATP-binding protein, which yields MSTLLSVKNVTKTYSNQVGVENISFELKPGQVLGLLGHNGAGKSTLIKSLLGGHNYQGEIEVNGYHPIHQHAELMQHLSYISDVNVLPEWMTVKQLLRYTQGVHPSFNKQKAEQTLSSTNIKLSSTIKQLSKGMKVQLHLAIIIATDTQVLILDEPTLGLDLLYRDTFYRHLLEWFHDGERAMIIASHEVSEIEHLLTDVLILKQGHCVLQKSMEDIESDYFIIEVANNHSSEIQKLNPLTSQSGLGTTKWLLEGQYKAQVESLGNIYNVGLADLFLATQMEKA from the coding sequence ATGAGTACGTTACTTTCCGTGAAAAACGTAACCAAAACCTATTCAAATCAAGTGGGTGTCGAAAACATCAGCTTTGAGTTAAAGCCAGGGCAAGTACTTGGTCTGCTGGGCCACAATGGCGCAGGTAAATCGACTCTGATCAAATCACTGCTTGGTGGACACAACTATCAAGGTGAGATTGAAGTAAACGGCTACCACCCTATCCACCAGCACGCAGAGCTCATGCAGCACTTGTCGTACATCTCAGATGTTAACGTGTTACCAGAGTGGATGACGGTTAAACAACTGCTTCGATACACACAAGGTGTGCACCCTAGCTTCAACAAGCAAAAAGCAGAACAGACATTAAGCAGCACCAACATTAAGTTGTCTTCTACTATCAAGCAGCTTTCTAAAGGGATGAAAGTACAACTTCACCTTGCGATCATCATCGCGACTGACACTCAAGTGTTGATCTTAGATGAGCCGACACTGGGCTTAGATTTGCTGTACCGCGATACTTTTTATCGCCACCTACTAGAATGGTTTCACGACGGTGAACGCGCCATGATCATTGCAAGCCATGAGGTTTCAGAAATTGAACACCTATTAACGGATGTACTGATTTTGAAGCAAGGTCATTGTGTACTGCAAAAAAGCATGGAAGACATCGAGAGCGACTATTTCATTATTGAAGTCGCAAACAACCATTCAAGCGAGATTCAGAAACTCAACCCACTGACCTCACAATCAGGGCTAGGCACTACTAAGTGGTTATTGGAAGGTCAATACAAAGCGCAGGTTGAATCACTGGGTAACATCTATAACGTTGGTCTCGCAGATCTATTCCTTGCAACACAGATGGAGAAGGCATAA
- a CDS encoding GntR family transcriptional regulator, with the protein MTEWKDDQPIFRQLAAKISDQILQGVWLEQQALPSVRAVAADLKINHLTVMKSYQLLVDEDLVEKKRGQGMYVAEGALQKLKVSAHQSFINTQIPAIAETLGIIDMSVEELVKQLAQHIKDKS; encoded by the coding sequence ATGACCGAATGGAAAGACGACCAACCGATCTTTAGGCAACTTGCCGCAAAGATCAGTGACCAAATTCTTCAAGGTGTTTGGTTAGAGCAACAAGCCTTACCCTCTGTGCGTGCGGTTGCTGCCGATCTTAAGATCAACCACCTTACTGTCATGAAAAGCTATCAGTTACTGGTGGATGAAGACTTGGTAGAGAAAAAACGCGGCCAAGGCATGTATGTGGCCGAAGGGGCACTTCAAAAATTGAAAGTGTCTGCACACCAATCATTCATCAACACACAGATCCCAGCCATCGCTGAGACGCTAGGCATCATTGATATGAGTGTCGAAGAACTCGTGAAACAGCTAGCACAACATATAAAGGACAAGTCATGA
- a CDS encoding EAL domain-containing protein, which yields MHCSFNINNNNESLQLIYNEEKIYIKNNSNKISEESLNSKESFVFKYLIEHSSISNPQSARDVEESFKLHFDEEFSLYALKNIIASIRKKYRNLCKKAKVDNNSELISNLYKVGYFIDLDKSSTNCVAPKYDINQFKPSQIEMLKMMFNTYHRELIKALITVFTISSFFLFVVYFFQILYTTKIADEYSENTKHIAEEIMLYGCDNQGAVHSLRHSLNLDSVIMTTSYGSCYISKTRSKMVDLDQVDDFYDSADFAYSRFADTKHDIDLTVRISTRSIEARYKNSLLPLLVDSVSIQKNGYYILNLGEESKAIYQTPLPTGATITFYSDDIVVLWTALSLILATLLYRSYILGFMIYLFRWKHISFEEEPIINTEDNSVLYYELLSRVRNVGVLSFINTMRRTNLLTFHTILLIETVRKAKLHNSHEIYGVNVCPSALVGSNFARLREHLAAMEANEFVVEITEYSNIGYGCEVIDNIKDIKKLGITIALDDFGTGNNNIEIINVISPAYLKLDRCFVKDIESGEHHQGVLLNISEIGRLSNITMIYEGVETRRQQYILCQLGYNLHQGYLYSRPNDSEEQ from the coding sequence ATGCACTGTTCTTTCAATATAAACAACAATAATGAGAGCTTGCAACTGATCTACAATGAAGAAAAAATATATATCAAGAACAATAGCAATAAGATATCAGAGGAAAGTCTTAATAGTAAAGAGAGTTTTGTATTCAAATACCTTATTGAGCACTCATCAATATCTAACCCTCAATCTGCACGAGATGTTGAAGAGTCTTTTAAATTACATTTTGATGAAGAGTTTAGTTTGTATGCATTAAAAAACATCATCGCCTCAATAAGAAAGAAGTATCGAAACTTATGTAAAAAAGCAAAGGTAGATAATAATAGCGAGCTTATCTCTAACCTTTATAAGGTGGGTTACTTCATCGATCTCGATAAGAGCTCTACAAACTGCGTCGCACCAAAGTACGACATCAATCAATTCAAGCCCAGTCAGATAGAAATGTTGAAAATGATGTTCAACACCTATCATAGAGAACTGATTAAGGCTCTGATAACCGTGTTCACCATCTCTTCATTTTTCCTCTTCGTTGTCTACTTTTTCCAAATCCTTTATACGACGAAGATTGCAGATGAATACAGCGAAAACACCAAACATATTGCTGAAGAAATCATGCTCTATGGTTGCGATAACCAAGGGGCTGTGCACTCATTAAGGCATTCGCTCAACCTAGATTCTGTCATCATGACTACGTCTTATGGTTCATGTTATATCTCCAAAACACGATCGAAAATGGTAGACCTTGATCAAGTTGATGACTTTTACGATAGTGCCGATTTCGCTTATTCACGTTTCGCAGACACTAAGCATGACATTGACCTTACGGTGCGTATTTCTACACGCTCTATTGAAGCTCGATACAAAAACTCACTATTGCCTCTGTTAGTCGACTCGGTCTCGATCCAGAAGAATGGTTATTACATTCTGAACCTTGGTGAAGAAAGTAAAGCTATCTACCAAACACCACTGCCAACCGGCGCAACCATTACCTTTTACAGTGACGATATTGTCGTACTGTGGACTGCGCTTTCTCTGATTCTCGCCACACTACTTTATCGCTCCTATATTCTGGGCTTTATGATCTACCTGTTTCGTTGGAAACACATCTCCTTTGAAGAAGAGCCCATCATCAACACCGAAGACAACAGCGTCCTGTATTACGAGTTGCTATCTCGTGTGCGTAACGTTGGCGTTTTAAGCTTCATCAACACCATGAGACGCACCAATTTACTCACCTTTCACACTATCTTGCTCATCGAGACGGTCAGAAAAGCCAAATTACACAACAGCCATGAGATCTATGGTGTCAACGTGTGTCCGAGCGCTTTGGTGGGATCGAACTTCGCAAGGCTCAGAGAGCATTTGGCCGCGATGGAAGCGAATGAATTTGTCGTCGAGATTACTGAATATTCGAACATTGGCTATGGATGTGAGGTTATCGATAACATTAAGGATATCAAAAAACTTGGTATCACTATCGCTCTGGATGACTTTGGTACGGGCAATAACAACATCGAAATCATCAATGTTATCTCTCCGGCCTATCTAAAACTGGATCGTTGCTTTGTTAAGGATATCGAGTCAGGAGAGCACCATCAGGGTGTATTGCTTAATATCTCTGAGATTGGACGCTTATCAAATATCACGATGATTTATGAAGGTGTCGAAACGCGCAGGCAGCAATATATCTTGTGTCAGCTAGGCTACAACTTACATCAAGGCTATCTGTATAGCCGGCCCAATGATTCAGAGGAGCAATAG
- a CDS encoding type II secretion system protein, whose amino-acid sequence MRRQNGFTLLELIIAVLILAILSATAMVKFLNVQGSARASKIHDVAGNLRTGIDMIYAKSAIAGVEGECNYVEKTEIETYYVCHGYPIAYVDSLRRLLNIDRTELHVINKEVDPGSNAERVAAISFDADSYTYSPEGDFCQVLYQPEKEPQIVVLDGAC is encoded by the coding sequence ATGAGAAGACAAAACGGCTTCACTCTTTTAGAACTTATCATCGCTGTCTTAATTTTGGCTATCCTTTCTGCCACGGCTATGGTCAAGTTCTTAAACGTTCAAGGAAGCGCACGTGCGAGTAAAATACACGACGTAGCGGGTAACCTACGTACCGGTATCGATATGATCTACGCCAAGTCTGCGATTGCTGGCGTTGAGGGAGAGTGCAACTATGTAGAAAAAACGGAAATTGAAACCTACTACGTCTGTCATGGCTACCCAATAGCTTATGTGGATTCACTAAGAAGGCTGCTCAATATCGACAGAACAGAGCTTCACGTGATCAACAAAGAAGTCGATCCTGGCAGCAATGCCGAAAGAGTAGCTGCTATCTCTTTTGACGCAGATAGCTACACCTATTCACCTGAAGGTGACTTTTGTCAGGTGCTCTATCAACCAGAAAAAGAACCTCAAATCGTCGTACTTGATGGCGCATGTTGA
- a CDS encoding putative bifunctional diguanylate cyclase/phosphodiesterase, whose product MISVGTVRPTHQFTEFNMMTNYQPFEHLKCPIWIYDIDNKRITWANSNALPLWESESMFGLTSRDFSVEMSKAIEATLEEYQRQFLRNESIKTWWNFTPNYISKRALCLFSGIPLPDGRTGMLVQVIAEEGSLKHDLACSDGANLSLLFDNSGNVVSANSAFFQNYGSPFSTLSDFVSSEETAAQWLFAARKGREILEEVSCEIDNKTHHFDVQGKWLFDKSELLLNLTCTTKQKEKLIKARYNAEHDCLTELYNRRGITNLLETSIAYRSPFELMFVDLDGFKLVNDTYGHSVGDQLLKQVGERLKHLVDETCMIGRFGGDEFIVIAHACRNHNIPLLCSRIIEALNRSFHIRGIGTLSVGCSIGTAHFPDNAVDQESLLKQAGMAMHMAKANGRNRFQTFTPCLAQTLHRKVEIRHRLTHALENDDLNLHYQPIMNTNSDKVKGFEALLRWSDEELGDIAPDEFITLAEESGQIVPLGKWVLNSALKQLSMWQREFDHELMMSINISSIQMHATFAEQLSAMLNFYNIQPQSVALEITESSMIFKHGEVRQALSDISKLGVELHLDDFGTGYSSLSMLHDLPISTVKLDKSFVHGSHKGSKAIVQATHAICDKLGLKVVAEGVETETQKAFLIDCGYQYLQGFLFSKPIPSNEVERQFLTGRLIDI is encoded by the coding sequence ATGATCTCGGTAGGCACTGTTCGACCAACACATCAGTTCACCGAGTTCAATATGATGACCAATTATCAACCTTTCGAGCATCTCAAGTGTCCTATTTGGATATATGACATTGATAATAAAAGAATAACTTGGGCAAATAGTAACGCCCTCCCCCTCTGGGAGTCTGAGTCGATGTTTGGGCTGACATCACGTGACTTTAGTGTCGAGATGTCAAAAGCGATAGAAGCAACACTGGAAGAATACCAAAGACAATTTCTACGTAACGAAAGCATCAAAACATGGTGGAACTTCACGCCAAACTACATTTCCAAACGTGCATTATGCCTATTTTCGGGGATCCCATTGCCCGATGGTCGAACCGGGATGTTGGTACAAGTCATTGCCGAAGAAGGCAGCCTAAAGCACGACTTAGCTTGCTCTGATGGCGCAAATCTATCCCTTCTATTTGATAACTCAGGAAACGTAGTGAGTGCTAACTCCGCATTCTTTCAAAACTATGGCTCACCGTTTAGTACTCTATCCGACTTCGTTTCAAGTGAAGAGACAGCAGCACAATGGTTGTTTGCTGCGCGTAAAGGCCGCGAGATTTTAGAAGAAGTCAGCTGCGAAATAGATAACAAAACCCATCACTTTGACGTTCAAGGAAAATGGCTATTTGATAAAAGCGAGCTTCTGTTAAACCTCACCTGTACAACCAAACAAAAAGAGAAACTGATCAAAGCCAGATACAACGCTGAGCACGACTGTTTAACTGAGCTTTATAATCGCCGCGGTATCACCAACCTTTTGGAAACCAGTATTGCCTATCGCTCGCCCTTTGAGTTGATGTTTGTCGACCTTGATGGCTTCAAATTGGTCAATGATACTTATGGACACAGTGTCGGTGACCAACTACTTAAGCAGGTTGGCGAACGTCTTAAACACCTCGTCGACGAGACGTGCATGATCGGTCGATTTGGTGGCGACGAATTTATTGTGATTGCCCACGCCTGTCGAAATCACAATATCCCACTGCTCTGCTCGCGTATTATTGAAGCCTTGAACAGGAGTTTCCACATCAGAGGAATTGGTACCTTGTCTGTTGGTTGCAGCATTGGTACTGCTCATTTCCCTGATAATGCCGTCGATCAAGAGTCACTGCTCAAGCAAGCGGGTATGGCGATGCATATGGCCAAAGCAAATGGACGAAATCGATTTCAAACTTTTACACCTTGCTTAGCACAAACCCTTCACCGCAAGGTAGAGATCCGTCATCGACTCACGCATGCCTTAGAGAACGACGACCTCAACCTTCATTACCAACCGATAATGAACACTAACAGCGACAAGGTGAAAGGATTTGAAGCCTTACTTCGATGGTCGGACGAAGAACTTGGTGACATCGCTCCTGACGAATTTATTACCTTAGCGGAGGAAAGTGGGCAAATAGTTCCTCTCGGAAAATGGGTTCTCAATTCCGCACTCAAACAGTTATCGATGTGGCAACGAGAGTTTGATCATGAGTTGATGATGAGCATCAATATCTCGAGCATTCAGATGCACGCTACCTTTGCCGAACAACTATCGGCAATGCTGAACTTCTACAACATCCAGCCTCAAAGCGTTGCCCTTGAAATCACCGAGTCTTCGATGATCTTCAAGCATGGTGAAGTCAGACAAGCATTAAGTGATATATCAAAATTGGGCGTAGAACTTCACCTTGACGACTTTGGTACAGGGTACTCCTCGCTCTCAATGTTGCATGACTTGCCAATTAGCACTGTTAAACTCGATAAAAGTTTTGTCCATGGTTCGCACAAAGGGAGCAAAGCAATAGTCCAAGCCACCCATGCTATCTGCGACAAACTGGGGCTAAAAGTAGTTGCTGAAGGCGTCGAGACCGAAACGCAAAAAGCGTTCTTGATCGATTGTGGATACCAGTATCTTCAAGGGTTCTTGTTTAGTAAGCCCATCCCGTCAAATGAAGTCGAAAGACAATTTTTAACGGGTCGATTAATAGACATTTAA